One genomic window of Falco peregrinus isolate bFalPer1 chromosome 18, bFalPer1.pri, whole genome shotgun sequence includes the following:
- the MSL1 gene encoding male-specific lethal 1 homolog, translating into MPAPGPATRRVLPGRGAGEGAAGPGAGPGAGPTEPGPPPPPPAEGKWKSGPRRGGMGAGGGSPGQAACLRQILLLQLDLIEQQQQQLQAKERQIEELKAERDTLLARIERMERRVQLVKKDSEREKHRIFQGFEVDEKPEVEVCEKLPLECPQDLLEPPPTLQPKHFPYGRNGKGHKRKPTFGSTERKTPVKKLVSEFSKVKSKTLKHSPGKEESGGSLSETVCKRELRSQETPEKPRSLLETPLRASAPPKGPGAHPKEKSFSSEADDLPYLSTTEMYLCRWHQPPPSPLPLREPSPKKEETVAIPSWRDHVVEPLRDPNPSDLLENLDDSVFSKRHAKLELDEKRRKRWDIQRIREQRILQRLQLRMYKRKGIQESEPEVTSFFPEPDDVESLLITPYLPVVAFGRPLPKLTPQNFELPWLDERSRCRLEMQKKQTPHRTCRK; encoded by the exons ATGCCGGCGCCCGGCCCCGCTACCAGGCGGGTGCTGCCCGGGCGCGGCGCCGGGgagggcgcggcggggccgggagcggggccgggagcggggcccaCCGAGCCGGgccctccgccgccgccgcccgccgagGGCAAGTGGAAGAGCggcccgcggcgcggcgggatgggggccggcgggggctcGCCGGGGCAGGCGGCCTGCCTGCGGCAGatcctgctgctccagctggaccTCAtcgagcagcagcagcagcagctgcaggccaAGGAGCGGCAGATCGAGGAGCTCAAGGCCGAGCGGGACACG CTTCTGGCCCGGATTGAGCGCATGGAAAGGCGAGTGCAGCTGGTGAAGAAGGACAGCGAGCGGGAGAAGCACCGCATCTTCCAGGGCTTTGAGGTGGACGAGAAGCCGGAGGTGGAGGTGTGCGAGAAGCTGCCGCTGGAGTGTCCCCAGGACCTGCTGGAGCCCCCCCCGACCCTGCAGCCCAAGCACTTCCCCTATGGCAGGAATGGGAAGGGGCACAAAAG GAAGCCCACGTTTGGGAGCACGGAGAGGAAGACGCCTGTTAAAAAACTGGTGTCCGAGTTCTCGAAAGTGAAGAGTAAAACTCTAAAGCACTCCCCGGGGAAGGAGGAATCGGGCGGCTCCTTGTCCGAAACTGTTTGTAAACGAGAACTGCGGAGCCAAGAGACTCCGGAAAAACCCAGGTCGCTCCTGGAGACCCCGCTCCGAGCCTCGGCACCGCCAAAGGGCCCCGGTGCCCACCCCAAGGAGAAGAGCTTCAGCAGTGAGGCAGACGACCTGCCCTATCTCTCAACCACGGAAATGTACTTGTGCCGCTGGCACCAGCCGCCCCCGTCACCGCTGCCGTTGCGGGAGCCTTCTCCAAAGAAGGAGGAGACTGTGGCAA TTCCGTCTTGGAGGGACCATGTTGTGGAGCCCCTGAGAGACCCCAACCCCTCGGACCTTCTGGAG AACCTGGATGATAGCGTCTTTTCCAAACGGCACGCCAAGCTGGAGCTGGATGAGAAACGAAGGAAAAG GTGGGACATCCAGCGGATCAGGGAACAGAGAATTCTCCAGCGGCTGCAGCTCCGAATGTACAAAAGGAAAGGGATTCAGGAGTCGGAGCCTGAAGTTACCTCATTTTTCCCTGAGCCAGATGACG TGGAAAGCTTGCTCATCACCCCCTACCTGCCTGTCGTCGCCTTTGGCCGGCCCTTACCAAAACTGACCCCACA GAACTTCGAGCTGCCCTGGCTGGATGAGCGCAGCCGGTGCCGCCTGGAGATGCAGAAGAAGCAGACGCCGCACCGGACCTGCCGGAAGTAG
- the CASC3 gene encoding protein CASC3 isoform X2, with protein MADRRRQRASQDSEDDSDSAASDSADSAASAARSRSGSGSGSPRPPHRPPRGAAGALSAGPRGRGAESAAGGAAKSAPESECESEDGIEGDAVLSDYESAEDSEAEEEDYSEEESAKVELKQDSNDSCESAAKAEKGDDKPDSKGAVTGERQSGDGQESTEPVENKVGKKVPKHLDDDEDRKNPAYIPRKGLFFEHDLRGQTQEEEVRPKGRQRKLWKDEGRWEHDKFREDEQAPKTRQELIALYGYDIRSAHNPDDIKPRRMRKPRFGSSPQRDPNWSNERPNKPPRHQGADSTSAPPRTFTNRSSAGTGRMPPPRNYPRMGGYKETRPSYRASEASVQHLSRNGEQAKQESNYRAKRAEQTPPRDKSPEVEAAHVHSSPVKEEVALENQATAADAAQPPPDRPIEKKSYSRARRTRIKAGDAGKLADEVPASEGLTPVPPKPVQAETSPPPAKSSNWESPVESSLDGLEQEMTQMNLTEQNWTPGQSQFLQPRELRGIPNHMHVGTGPPPQFNRMEEMAVQGGRVKRYSSQRQRPPVPEPAPPMHISIMEGHYYDPLQFQGPIYTHSENPAPLPPQGMIVQPEMHLPHPGLHPHQTPAPMANPGLYPPPVSMPPGQPPPQQLLAPTYFSPPGVMNFGNPGYPYPPGALPPPPPPHLYSNTQAQSQVYGGVTYYNTVQQQVQPKPSPPRRTSQPVTIKPPPPELLVTGGKQGSS; from the exons ATGGCGGaccggcggcggcagcgcgccTCGCAGGACAGCGAGGACGACTCGGACTCGGCCGCCTCCGACAGCGCCGACTCGGCCGCCAGCGCCGCCCGCTCCCGCTCGGGCTCCGGCTCGGGCTCGCCCCGGCCGCCGCAccgcccgccgcggggagcCGCCGGGGCCCTCagcgcggggccgcggggccgcggggccgagagcgcggccggcggggccgccaAGAGCGCGCCCGAGTCCGAGTGT gaAAGCGAGGATGGCATCGAAGGAGATG CTGTACTGTCCGATTACGAAAGCGCAGAGGACTCGGAG gcagaggaagaggattACAGTGAGGAAGAAAGTGCCAAAGTGGAACTGAAGCAGGATAGTAATGATTCTTGTGAGTCAGCAGCAAAAGCGGAGAAAGGGGATGACAAACCTGACTCCAAAGGTGCTGTAACTGGTGAGAGGCAAAGTGGGGACGGGCAG GAGAGCACCGAACCTGTGGAGAATaaagttggaaaaaaagttCCCAAGCATCTGGATGACGATGAGGATCGGAAGAACCCGGCTTACATCCCCCGCAAAGGGCTCTTCTTTGAGCATGACCTCCGAGGGCAGACGCAGGAGGAGGAGGTCAG GCCGAAGGGTCGTCAGCGGAAGCTGTGGAAGGACGAGGGTCGCTGGGAGCACGACAAATTCCGGGAGGATGAGCAGGCTCCCAAGACCAGGCAGGAGCTGATCGCGCTTTATGGCTACGACATCAGGTCAGCTCACAACCCCGATGACATCAAGCCCAGGAGGATGCGCAAACCAAG GTTTGGGAGTTCTCCTCAACGAGACCCAAACTGGTCCAACGAGAGGCCAAATAAGCCCCCAAGGCACCAAGGTGCAGACAGCACTTCAGCTCCCCCACGAACCTTCACAAACAGGAGCTCTGCAGGTACGGGGAGGATGCCCCCACCTAGGAACTACCCACGAATGGGGGGCTACAAAGAGACCCGTCCAAGCTACCGAGCTTCGGAAGCAAGCGTACAGCATCTGTCTCGAAACGGCGAACAAGCCAAACAGGAGAGCAACTATCGAGCGAAGCGTGCAGAGCAAACCCCACCGAGAGACAAGTCACCCGAGGTGGAAGCAGCTCATGTCCACAGCAGCCCTGTGAAGGAGGAGGTCGCTTTGGAAAACCAAGCCACGGCTGCTGATGCTGCACAGCCACCACCAGACAGACCAATTGAAAAGAAGTCTTATTCCCGGGCAAGAAGGACCAGAATCAAAGCTGGGGATGCAGGGAAGCTGGCAGATGAAGTTCCTGCTTCGGAAGGGCTGACTCCTGTGCCTCCAAAACCCGTGCAAGCCGAGACGTCCCCCCCACCAGCAAAGAGCAGTAACTGGGAGTCGCCGGTAGAATCCAGCTTGGATGGACTGGAGCAAGAGATGACCCAAATGAATCTCACTGAGCAGAACTGGACTCCGGGGCAGTCTCAGTTCCTGCAGCCCCGGGAGCTGAGGG GTATTCCTAACCATATGCACGTTGGAACTGGGCCACCGCCTCAGTTTAACAGGATGGAGGAAATG GCGGTGCAGGGGGGGCGCGTGAAACGCTACTCATCGCAGCGGCAGAGACCGCCAGTGCCGGAGCCTGCCCCCCCCATGCACATCAGCATCATGGAAGGGCACTACTATGACCCAC TGCAATTCCAGGGACCAATCTACACCCACAGTGAGAAcccagccccgctgccgccccaAGGGATGATCGTACAGCCAGAAATGCACCTCCCTCATCCAG GTTTACATCCCCACCAGACGCCAGCCCCCATGGCAAACCCTGGGCTGTACCCTCCGCCAGTCTCCATGCCCCCGGGCCAGCCCCCGCCGCAGCAGCTGCTTGCACCAACTTACTTCTCCCCTCCTGGAGTCATGAATTTTGGGAATCCTGGCTACCCCTACCCCCCAGGAGCACTGCCCCCTCCGCCCCCTCCTCATCTCTATTCCAACACGCAG GCCCAGTCCCAGGTGTACGGAGGGGTCACGTACTACAACACTGTCCAGCAGCAAGTGCAGCCCAAGCCTTCGCCACCTCGAAGGACATCCCAGCCTGTGACTATCAAGCCACCACCTCCTGAG CTTCTCGTTACAGGTGGTAAGCAGGGTTCCAGTTAA
- the CASC3 gene encoding protein CASC3 isoform X3: protein MADRRRQRASQDSEDDSDSAASDSADSAASAARSRSGSGSGSPRPPHRPPRGAAGALSAGPRGRGAESAAGGAAKSAPESECESEDGIEGDAVLSDYESAEDSEAEEEDYSEEESAKVELKQDSNDSCESAAKAEKGDDKPDSKGAVTGERQSGDGQESTEPVENKVGKKVPKHLDDDEDRKNPAYIPRKGLFFEHDLRGQTQEEEVRPKGRQRKLWKDEGRWEHDKFREDEQAPKTRQELIALYGYDIRSAHNPDDIKPRRMRKPRFGSSPQRDPNWSNERPNKPPRHQGADSTSAPPRTFTNRSSAGTGRMPPPRNYPRMGGYKETRPSYRASEASVQHLSRNGEQAKQESNYRAKRAEQTPPRDKSPEVEAAHVHSSPVKEEVALENQATAADAAQPPPDRPIEKKSYSRARRTRIKAGDAGKLADEVPASEGLTPVPPKPVQAETSPPPAKSSNWESPVESSLDGLEQEMTQMNLTEQNWTPGQSQFLQPRELRGIPNHMHVGTGPPPQFNRMEEMAVQGGRVKRYSSQRQRPPVPEPAPPMHISIMEGHYYDPLQFQGPIYTHSENPAPLPPQGMIVQPEMHLPHPGLHPHQTPAPMANPGLYPPPVSMPPGQPPPQQLLAPTYFSPPGVMNFGNPGYPYPPGALPPPPPPHLYSNTQAQSQVYGGVTYYNTVQQQVQPKPSPPRRTSQPVTIKPPPPEVVSRVPVNLSF from the exons ATGGCGGaccggcggcggcagcgcgccTCGCAGGACAGCGAGGACGACTCGGACTCGGCCGCCTCCGACAGCGCCGACTCGGCCGCCAGCGCCGCCCGCTCCCGCTCGGGCTCCGGCTCGGGCTCGCCCCGGCCGCCGCAccgcccgccgcggggagcCGCCGGGGCCCTCagcgcggggccgcggggccgcggggccgagagcgcggccggcggggccgccaAGAGCGCGCCCGAGTCCGAGTGT gaAAGCGAGGATGGCATCGAAGGAGATG CTGTACTGTCCGATTACGAAAGCGCAGAGGACTCGGAG gcagaggaagaggattACAGTGAGGAAGAAAGTGCCAAAGTGGAACTGAAGCAGGATAGTAATGATTCTTGTGAGTCAGCAGCAAAAGCGGAGAAAGGGGATGACAAACCTGACTCCAAAGGTGCTGTAACTGGTGAGAGGCAAAGTGGGGACGGGCAG GAGAGCACCGAACCTGTGGAGAATaaagttggaaaaaaagttCCCAAGCATCTGGATGACGATGAGGATCGGAAGAACCCGGCTTACATCCCCCGCAAAGGGCTCTTCTTTGAGCATGACCTCCGAGGGCAGACGCAGGAGGAGGAGGTCAG GCCGAAGGGTCGTCAGCGGAAGCTGTGGAAGGACGAGGGTCGCTGGGAGCACGACAAATTCCGGGAGGATGAGCAGGCTCCCAAGACCAGGCAGGAGCTGATCGCGCTTTATGGCTACGACATCAGGTCAGCTCACAACCCCGATGACATCAAGCCCAGGAGGATGCGCAAACCAAG GTTTGGGAGTTCTCCTCAACGAGACCCAAACTGGTCCAACGAGAGGCCAAATAAGCCCCCAAGGCACCAAGGTGCAGACAGCACTTCAGCTCCCCCACGAACCTTCACAAACAGGAGCTCTGCAGGTACGGGGAGGATGCCCCCACCTAGGAACTACCCACGAATGGGGGGCTACAAAGAGACCCGTCCAAGCTACCGAGCTTCGGAAGCAAGCGTACAGCATCTGTCTCGAAACGGCGAACAAGCCAAACAGGAGAGCAACTATCGAGCGAAGCGTGCAGAGCAAACCCCACCGAGAGACAAGTCACCCGAGGTGGAAGCAGCTCATGTCCACAGCAGCCCTGTGAAGGAGGAGGTCGCTTTGGAAAACCAAGCCACGGCTGCTGATGCTGCACAGCCACCACCAGACAGACCAATTGAAAAGAAGTCTTATTCCCGGGCAAGAAGGACCAGAATCAAAGCTGGGGATGCAGGGAAGCTGGCAGATGAAGTTCCTGCTTCGGAAGGGCTGACTCCTGTGCCTCCAAAACCCGTGCAAGCCGAGACGTCCCCCCCACCAGCAAAGAGCAGTAACTGGGAGTCGCCGGTAGAATCCAGCTTGGATGGACTGGAGCAAGAGATGACCCAAATGAATCTCACTGAGCAGAACTGGACTCCGGGGCAGTCTCAGTTCCTGCAGCCCCGGGAGCTGAGGG GTATTCCTAACCATATGCACGTTGGAACTGGGCCACCGCCTCAGTTTAACAGGATGGAGGAAATG GCGGTGCAGGGGGGGCGCGTGAAACGCTACTCATCGCAGCGGCAGAGACCGCCAGTGCCGGAGCCTGCCCCCCCCATGCACATCAGCATCATGGAAGGGCACTACTATGACCCAC TGCAATTCCAGGGACCAATCTACACCCACAGTGAGAAcccagccccgctgccgccccaAGGGATGATCGTACAGCCAGAAATGCACCTCCCTCATCCAG GTTTACATCCCCACCAGACGCCAGCCCCCATGGCAAACCCTGGGCTGTACCCTCCGCCAGTCTCCATGCCCCCGGGCCAGCCCCCGCCGCAGCAGCTGCTTGCACCAACTTACTTCTCCCCTCCTGGAGTCATGAATTTTGGGAATCCTGGCTACCCCTACCCCCCAGGAGCACTGCCCCCTCCGCCCCCTCCTCATCTCTATTCCAACACGCAG GCCCAGTCCCAGGTGTACGGAGGGGTCACGTACTACAACACTGTCCAGCAGCAAGTGCAGCCCAAGCCTTCGCCACCTCGAAGGACATCCCAGCCTGTGACTATCAAGCCACCACCTCCTGAG GTGGTAAGCAGGGTTCCAGTTAATTTGAGtttctaa
- the CASC3 gene encoding protein CASC3 isoform X1, translated as MADRRRQRASQDSEDDSDSAASDSADSAASAARSRSGSGSGSPRPPHRPPRGAAGALSAGPRGRGAESAAGGAAKSAPESECESEDGIEGDAVLSDYESAEDSEAEEEDYSEEESAKVELKQDSNDSCESAAKAEKGDDKPDSKGAVTGERQSGDGQESTEPVENKVGKKVPKHLDDDEDRKNPAYIPRKGLFFEHDLRGQTQEEEVRPKGRQRKLWKDEGRWEHDKFREDEQAPKTRQELIALYGYDIRSAHNPDDIKPRRMRKPRFGSSPQRDPNWSNERPNKPPRHQGADSTSAPPRTFTNRSSAGTGRMPPPRNYPRMGGYKETRPSYRASEASVQHLSRNGEQAKQESNYRAKRAEQTPPRDKSPEVEAAHVHSSPVKEEVALENQATAADAAQPPPDRPIEKKSYSRARRTRIKAGDAGKLADEVPASEGLTPVPPKPVQAETSPPPAKSSNWESPVESSLDGLEQEMTQMNLTEQNWTPGQSQFLQPRELRGIPNHMHVGTGPPPQFNRMEEMAVQGGRVKRYSSQRQRPPVPEPAPPMHISIMEGHYYDPLQFQGPIYTHSENPAPLPPQGMIVQPEMHLPHPGLHPHQTPAPMANPGLYPPPVSMPPGQPPPQQLLAPTYFSPPGVMNFGNPGYPYPPGALPPPPPPHLYSNTQAQSQVYGGVTYYNTVQQQVQPKPSPPRRTSQPVTIKPPPPEDSKGEKSKERSNT; from the exons ATGGCGGaccggcggcggcagcgcgccTCGCAGGACAGCGAGGACGACTCGGACTCGGCCGCCTCCGACAGCGCCGACTCGGCCGCCAGCGCCGCCCGCTCCCGCTCGGGCTCCGGCTCGGGCTCGCCCCGGCCGCCGCAccgcccgccgcggggagcCGCCGGGGCCCTCagcgcggggccgcggggccgcggggccgagagcgcggccggcggggccgccaAGAGCGCGCCCGAGTCCGAGTGT gaAAGCGAGGATGGCATCGAAGGAGATG CTGTACTGTCCGATTACGAAAGCGCAGAGGACTCGGAG gcagaggaagaggattACAGTGAGGAAGAAAGTGCCAAAGTGGAACTGAAGCAGGATAGTAATGATTCTTGTGAGTCAGCAGCAAAAGCGGAGAAAGGGGATGACAAACCTGACTCCAAAGGTGCTGTAACTGGTGAGAGGCAAAGTGGGGACGGGCAG GAGAGCACCGAACCTGTGGAGAATaaagttggaaaaaaagttCCCAAGCATCTGGATGACGATGAGGATCGGAAGAACCCGGCTTACATCCCCCGCAAAGGGCTCTTCTTTGAGCATGACCTCCGAGGGCAGACGCAGGAGGAGGAGGTCAG GCCGAAGGGTCGTCAGCGGAAGCTGTGGAAGGACGAGGGTCGCTGGGAGCACGACAAATTCCGGGAGGATGAGCAGGCTCCCAAGACCAGGCAGGAGCTGATCGCGCTTTATGGCTACGACATCAGGTCAGCTCACAACCCCGATGACATCAAGCCCAGGAGGATGCGCAAACCAAG GTTTGGGAGTTCTCCTCAACGAGACCCAAACTGGTCCAACGAGAGGCCAAATAAGCCCCCAAGGCACCAAGGTGCAGACAGCACTTCAGCTCCCCCACGAACCTTCACAAACAGGAGCTCTGCAGGTACGGGGAGGATGCCCCCACCTAGGAACTACCCACGAATGGGGGGCTACAAAGAGACCCGTCCAAGCTACCGAGCTTCGGAAGCAAGCGTACAGCATCTGTCTCGAAACGGCGAACAAGCCAAACAGGAGAGCAACTATCGAGCGAAGCGTGCAGAGCAAACCCCACCGAGAGACAAGTCACCCGAGGTGGAAGCAGCTCATGTCCACAGCAGCCCTGTGAAGGAGGAGGTCGCTTTGGAAAACCAAGCCACGGCTGCTGATGCTGCACAGCCACCACCAGACAGACCAATTGAAAAGAAGTCTTATTCCCGGGCAAGAAGGACCAGAATCAAAGCTGGGGATGCAGGGAAGCTGGCAGATGAAGTTCCTGCTTCGGAAGGGCTGACTCCTGTGCCTCCAAAACCCGTGCAAGCCGAGACGTCCCCCCCACCAGCAAAGAGCAGTAACTGGGAGTCGCCGGTAGAATCCAGCTTGGATGGACTGGAGCAAGAGATGACCCAAATGAATCTCACTGAGCAGAACTGGACTCCGGGGCAGTCTCAGTTCCTGCAGCCCCGGGAGCTGAGGG GTATTCCTAACCATATGCACGTTGGAACTGGGCCACCGCCTCAGTTTAACAGGATGGAGGAAATG GCGGTGCAGGGGGGGCGCGTGAAACGCTACTCATCGCAGCGGCAGAGACCGCCAGTGCCGGAGCCTGCCCCCCCCATGCACATCAGCATCATGGAAGGGCACTACTATGACCCAC TGCAATTCCAGGGACCAATCTACACCCACAGTGAGAAcccagccccgctgccgccccaAGGGATGATCGTACAGCCAGAAATGCACCTCCCTCATCCAG GTTTACATCCCCACCAGACGCCAGCCCCCATGGCAAACCCTGGGCTGTACCCTCCGCCAGTCTCCATGCCCCCGGGCCAGCCCCCGCCGCAGCAGCTGCTTGCACCAACTTACTTCTCCCCTCCTGGAGTCATGAATTTTGGGAATCCTGGCTACCCCTACCCCCCAGGAGCACTGCCCCCTCCGCCCCCTCCTCATCTCTATTCCAACACGCAG GCCCAGTCCCAGGTGTACGGAGGGGTCACGTACTACAACACTGTCCAGCAGCAAGTGCAGCCCAAGCCTTCGCCACCTCGAAGGACATCCCAGCCTGTGACTATCAAGCCACCACCTCCTGAG GACAGCAAAGGTGAAAAATCAAAGGAGAGGAGCAACACGTAG
- the RAPGEFL1 gene encoding LOW QUALITY PROTEIN: rap guanine nucleotide exchange factor-like 1 (The sequence of the model RefSeq protein was modified relative to this genomic sequence to represent the inferred CDS: substituted 1 base at 1 genomic stop codon), which yields MKPLEKLLKKPGSHLPARPAAAPGAAQGSAPAARRQSLSRPAASPEEPAGPAGPLPGGEGRWLELRPPDAPLRSPEDPSPAGDRDRDREPPSPEAPPAARCCCGCGCGPAAPAPPERLLAALLERLPAGGAHGRGCGAESLLDDIVLTHSLFLPTERFLQQLHQHFVLAAGSPLPRWEEGAGLRRKRAVLAVLLHFLETYKGLLQEEESAGKVIKELYLLIMKDTSLYQDLEDEILKLHQLVETVELKXAGGRPPPNKQVKPLFRHFRRIDSCLQTRVAFRGSDEIFCRVYMPDHSYVTIRSRLSASVQDILASVTEKLQYSEEQSAREDALILVTMASSGEKAVLQPSEECVFTTLGINSHLFACTRDTFDSLVPLPEEIQVVPGDTEIHRAEPEEIANHLTAFHWELFRCIHELEFVDYVFHGERGRRETANLELLLQRCSEVQHWVGTELLLCEALGKRAHLLKKLIKIAAICKQNQDMLSFYAIVIGLNNAAISRLRLTWEKLPGKFKNLFRKFENLTDPCRNHKTYREVLAKMKPPLIPFVPLILKDLTFLHEGSKTLLDGLVNVEKLHCIAEKVRTIRKYRSRPLCLELEASPGQLQTKAYVRQLRVIDNQNLLFELSYKLEPGSQ from the exons ATGAAGCCGCTGGAGAAGTTGCTGAAGAAGCCGGGCTCGCacctgcccgcccgccccgccgccgccccgggagCGGCGCAGGGCTCGGCaccggcggcgcggcggcagAGCCTGTCGCGCCCGGCCGCCTCCCCCGAGGAaccggcggggccggcggggccgctgccGGGGGGCGAGGGCCGCTGGCTGGAGCTGCGGCCGCCCGACgcgccgctccgctccccggAGGACCCGTCCCCGGCTGGTGACCGCGACCGGGACCGGGAGCCGCCGAGCCCCGaagcgccgcccgccgcccgctgctgctgcggctgcggctgcggccccgccgcgcccgcgccCCCCGAGCGGCTCCTGGCCGCGCTGCTGGAGCGGCTGCCGGCGGGCGGCGCGCACGGCCGCGGCTGCGGAGCAG AGTCGCTGCTGGATGACATCGTGCTCACACACTCCCTTTTCCTGCCCACCGAGcgcttcctgcagcagctgcaccagCA CTTCGTGCTGGCGGcgggcagccccctgccacgctgggaggagggggctgggctgCGGCGCAAGCGGGCAGTGCTGGCCGTGCTGCTGCATTTCCTTGAGACCTAcaaggggctgctgcaggaggaggagagcgcCGGGAAGGTGATCAAG GAGCTCTACCTGCTCATCATGAAGGACACGTCCCTCTACCAGGACCTGGAGGATGAGATCCTCAAGCTGCACCAGCTCGTGGAGACCGTGGAGCTCAAGTGAGcaggggg acgccccccccccaacaagCAGGTGAAGCCGCTGTTCAGGCATTTTCGCCGCATCGACTCGTGCCTGCAGACGCGGGTGGCTTTCCGGGGCTCCGACGAGA TTTTCTGCCGCGTGTACATGCCCGACCACTCGTACGTCACCATCCGCAGCCGCCTCTCGGCCTCGGTGCAGGACATCCTGGCCTCTGTCACCGAGAAGCTGCAGTACTCGGAGGAGCAGAGTGCCCGCGAGGACGCCCTCATCCTCGTCACCATGGCCTCATCCGGAG AGAAAgcggtgctgcagcccagcgaGGAGTGCGTCTTCACCACCCTGGGCATCAACAGCCACCTCTTCGCCTGCACCAGGGACACCTTCGACTCCCTG GTGCCGCTGCCTGAGGAGATCCAGGTGGTCCCCGGGGACACGGAGATCCACCGCGCGGAGCCGGAGGAGATCGCCAACCACCTCACCGCCTTCCACTGGGAGCTCTTCCGCTGCATCCAcgag CTGGAGTTCGTGGATTACGTGTTCcacggggagcggggccggcgggagACGGCCaacctggagctgctgctgcagcggTGCAGCGAGGTGCAGCACTGGGTGGGCACCGAGCTGCTGCTCTGCGAGGCGCTGGGCAAGCGCGCCCACCTCCTCAAAAAGCTCATCAAGATCGCGGCCAT ATGCAAGCAGAACCAGGACATGCTCTCCTTCTACGCCATTGTCATCGGGCTCAACAACGCTGCCATCAGCCGCCTGCGCCTCACCTGGGAG AAGCTCCCGGGGAAATTCAAGAACCTGTTTCGGAAGTTCGAGAACCTGACG GACCCCTGCAGGAACCACAAGACCTACCGGGAGGTGCTGGCCAAGATGAAACCCCCCCTCATCCCCTTTGTGCCGCTTATCCTCAAAG ATCTGACCTTCCTGCATGAAGGCAGCAAGACCCTCCTGGACGGGCTGGTCAACGTGGAGAAACTG CACTGCATCGCCGAGAAAGTGAGGACCATCCGCAAGTACCGGAGCCGCCCGCTCT GCCTGGAGCTGGAGGCCTCCCCCGGGCAGCTGCAGACCAAGGCCTACGTGCGGCAGCTGCGCGTCATCGACAACCAGAACCTGCTCTTCGAGCTCTCCTACAAGCTGGAGCCCGGCAGCCAGTGA